In the genome of Streptomyces sp. NBC_00433, the window CCGCGAGCTGCTCGGCGAATACGCCGAGGGCCTGATGGCCACCACCGGCTGCCCGTCCGGCGAGATCTCCACCCGGATCCGGCTGGGGCAGATGGACGAGGCGATCAAGGCCGCCGGCGAATACCAGGACATCTTCGGCAAGGAGAACTTCTTCGTCGAGATCATGGACCACGACATCGACATCGACCGCCGGGCCCGCAAGGGACTGGAGGAGATCGCCAGGAAGATCCAGGCGCCGTTCGTGGTCACCAACGACTCGCACTACACCTACGCCGGGGAGTCGTCCGCGCACGACACCCTGCTGTGCATCCAGACCGGCTCGAACATGTCGGACCCGGACCGCTTCAAGTTCGACGGCTCCGGCTACTACCTCAAGTCCGCCGCCGAGATGTACGCGATCGACTCCTCGGACGCCTGGCAGGAGGGCTGCCGCAACAGCCAGCTGCTGATCGCCGACCGGGTCGAGACCGAGGGCATGTTCCAGTTCAGGAACCTGATGCCCAAGTTCGACGTGCCCGAGGGCTACACCGAGGTCACCTGGTTCCGCGAGGAGGTCGCCCGCGGCATGGCCAGGCGCTTCCCCGGCGGCATCCCCGAGGACCGGCGCAAGCTCGCGGACTACGAGATGGACACCATCGTCCAGATGGGCTTCCCCGGGTACTTCCTGGTGGTCGCCGACTTCATCATGTGGGCGAAGAACAACGGCATCGCGGTCGGCCCCGGCCGCGGCTCCGCGGCCGGCTCGATCGTCGCCTACGCGATGGGCATCACCGACCTCGACCCGGTCCCGCACGGGCTGATCTTCGAGCGGTTCCTGAATCCCGAGCGCGTCTCCATGCCCGACGTCGACATCGACTTCGACGAGCGCAGGCGCGGCGAGGTCATCCGGTACGTGACCGAGAAGTACGGCTCCGACAAGGTCGCGCAGATCGCCACCTACGGCACCATCAAGGCCAAGGCCGCGATCAAGGACTCGGCCCGGGTGCTGGGCTACCCGTTCTCGATGGGCGACCGGATCACCAAGGCGATGCCCGCCGACGTCCTCGGCAAGGGCATCCCGCTGTCCGGCATCACCGACAAGGACCACCCCCGCTACAGCGAGGCGGGCGAGGTCCGGGCGATGTACGAGAACGAGCCGGACGTCACCAAGGTGATCAACTCGGCGAAGGGCATCGAGGGCCTGGTCCGGCAGATGGGCGTGCACGCCGCCGGTGTGATCATGTCCGCCGAGCCGCTGATCGACCATGTGCCGATCTTCTCGCCGAAGAACGACGGCGCGGTCGTCACGCAGTGGGACTACCCGAGCTGCGAGTCGCTCGGCCTGCTCAAGATGGACTTCCTCGGCCTGCGCAACCTGACGATCATGGATGACGCGGTCAAGTCGATCAAGGCCAACAAGGGCGTCGACATCGACCTGCTCTCGCTGCCGCTCGACGACCCCAACACCTACGCCCTGCTGGGCCGCGGTGACACGCTGGGCGTCTTCCAGTTCGACGGCGGGCCCATGCGGGCCCTGCTGCGGATGATGAAGCCCGACAACTTCGAGGACATCTCCGCCGTCTCGGCCCTCTACCGGCCGGGCCCGATGGGCATGAATTCGCACATCAACTACGCCCTGCGCAAGAACAAGCAGCAGGAGATCACCCCGATCCACAAGGAGCTGGAAGAACCGCTCCGCGAGGTCCTCGAAGTCACCTACGGCCTGATCGTCTACCAGGAGCAGGTGCAGAAGGCCGCCCAGGTGCTGGCCGGCTACTCGCTGGGCCAGGCCGACCTGCTGCGCCGGGCGATGGGCAAGAAGAAGAAAGAGGTCCTGGACAAGGAGTTCATCCCCTTCCAGGCGGGCATGCGCGAGCGCGGCTATTCCGACCAGGCCATCCAGGCGGTCTGGGACGTGCTGGTGCCCTTCGCGGGCTACGCGTTCAACAAGGCGCACTCCGCCGCGTACGGCCTGGTGTCGTACTGGACGGCCTATCTCAAGGCGAACTATCCGGCCGAGTACATGGCCGGCCTGCTGACGTCCGTGAAGGACGACAAGGACAAGATGGCGCTCTATCTCAACGAGTGCCGCCGGATGGGCATCAAGGTGCTGCCCCCGGACGTGAACGAGTCCAACGCCAACTTCACCCCGCGCGGCGACGACACGATCGTCTTCGGCCTCACCGCGGTCCGCAACGTCGGGCAGAACGTGGTGGAGTCCGTCGTCAGGTGCCGCAAGTCCAAGGGCCGCTACGCGAGCTTCCCCGACTTCCTCGACAAGGTCGAGGTCGTGGTCTGCAACAAGCGGACGGTCGAGTCGCTGATCAAGGCCGGCGCCTTCGACACCATGAAGCACACCAGGCGCGGCCTGACCGAGCACTTCGAGTCGATGATCGACAACGTGGTGCAGGTCAAGCGCAAGGAGGCCGAGGGGCAGTTCGACCTCTTCGGCGGCATGGGCGACGGCGACGCTGACGAC includes:
- the dnaE gene encoding DNA polymerase III subunit alpha, with the translated sequence MTDQPFTHLHVHTQYSLLDGAARLKDMFKACNEMEMSHVAITDHGNLHGAYDFFHQAKDAGVTPVMGIEAYLAPESRRYNKPVKWGAPHQKGDDVSGAGAYTHMTIWARNSVGLHNLFRAQSRASFEGYFRKPRMDRELLGEYAEGLMATTGCPSGEISTRIRLGQMDEAIKAAGEYQDIFGKENFFVEIMDHDIDIDRRARKGLEEIARKIQAPFVVTNDSHYTYAGESSAHDTLLCIQTGSNMSDPDRFKFDGSGYYLKSAAEMYAIDSSDAWQEGCRNSQLLIADRVETEGMFQFRNLMPKFDVPEGYTEVTWFREEVARGMARRFPGGIPEDRRKLADYEMDTIVQMGFPGYFLVVADFIMWAKNNGIAVGPGRGSAAGSIVAYAMGITDLDPVPHGLIFERFLNPERVSMPDVDIDFDERRRGEVIRYVTEKYGSDKVAQIATYGTIKAKAAIKDSARVLGYPFSMGDRITKAMPADVLGKGIPLSGITDKDHPRYSEAGEVRAMYENEPDVTKVINSAKGIEGLVRQMGVHAAGVIMSAEPLIDHVPIFSPKNDGAVVTQWDYPSCESLGLLKMDFLGLRNLTIMDDAVKSIKANKGVDIDLLSLPLDDPNTYALLGRGDTLGVFQFDGGPMRALLRMMKPDNFEDISAVSALYRPGPMGMNSHINYALRKNKQQEITPIHKELEEPLREVLEVTYGLIVYQEQVQKAAQVLAGYSLGQADLLRRAMGKKKKEVLDKEFIPFQAGMRERGYSDQAIQAVWDVLVPFAGYAFNKAHSAAYGLVSYWTAYLKANYPAEYMAGLLTSVKDDKDKMALYLNECRRMGIKVLPPDVNESNANFTPRGDDTIVFGLTAVRNVGQNVVESVVRCRKSKGRYASFPDFLDKVEVVVCNKRTVESLIKAGAFDTMKHTRRGLTEHFESMIDNVVQVKRKEAEGQFDLFGGMGDGDADDGPAFGMDVVFSDIEWDKAYLLAQEREMLGLYVSDHPLFGIEHILGDKTDTAIAALAGDYQDGAIVTIGGIISGLQRKMTKQGNAWAIATVEDLAGSVDCMFFPATYQLVSTQLMEDAVVFVKGRLDKREDIPRLVAMELMVPDLTDVGTNAPVSISIPTVKVTPPLVARLGEVLASHKGNTEVRVRLQGVRSTTVLRLDRHRVTAAPSLFGDLKALLGPACLGAGQQAG